The following are from one region of the Amycolatopsis sp. QT-25 genome:
- a CDS encoding CoA ester lyase, producing the protein MRSPKDFFAPLAVGAPEPLRQIPVPPSRMIHFFDPSNEKMAAKVPDLAEKVDVLLGNLEDAVRADRKEAARNGLVSIAKSTDFGKTQLWTRVNSLDSPWVLDDLITLVTEIGDKLDVIMVPKVEGAQDIHYVDRLLAQLEARAGLTKPLLVHAILETAGGVANVEAIAGASPRMQGISLGPADLAASRRMKTTRVGGGHPGYLVRTDPTGDDLNEGRTTYQQDLWHYTVARMVDACAANGILPYYGPFGDIRDVVACEDQFRNAFLLGCVGAWSLHPVQIDIAKKVFSPSPEDVAWARRVIAAMGDGTGAVMIDGKMQDDASVKQCRVVAELADALAADDPELAAAYDAATKETSA; encoded by the coding sequence ATGCGTTCGCCGAAGGATTTCTTCGCCCCGCTCGCCGTGGGGGCGCCGGAACCGCTCCGCCAGATCCCCGTGCCTCCTTCGCGGATGATCCACTTCTTCGACCCGAGCAACGAGAAGATGGCCGCCAAGGTCCCGGACCTCGCCGAGAAGGTCGACGTCCTGCTCGGGAACCTCGAGGACGCCGTGCGTGCCGACCGTAAGGAGGCGGCGCGGAACGGGCTCGTCTCCATCGCGAAGTCGACCGATTTTGGAAAGACGCAGCTGTGGACCCGGGTCAACAGCCTCGACTCGCCGTGGGTGCTCGACGACCTGATCACGCTGGTCACCGAGATCGGCGACAAGCTCGACGTGATCATGGTGCCGAAGGTCGAAGGCGCGCAGGACATCCACTACGTCGACAGGCTGCTCGCGCAGCTCGAAGCGCGGGCCGGGCTCACGAAACCGCTGCTGGTGCACGCGATCCTGGAGACCGCCGGCGGCGTCGCGAACGTCGAGGCCATCGCCGGCGCGAGCCCCCGAATGCAGGGCATCTCGCTCGGCCCGGCCGACCTCGCCGCGAGCCGCCGGATGAAGACCACCCGGGTGGGTGGCGGGCACCCCGGTTACCTGGTGCGCACGGACCCGACCGGCGACGACCTGAACGAGGGACGCACGACGTACCAGCAGGATCTCTGGCATTACACCGTCGCGCGGATGGTCGACGCCTGCGCGGCGAACGGGATCCTTCCGTACTACGGTCCGTTCGGCGACATCCGTGACGTCGTCGCCTGTGAGGACCAGTTCCGCAACGCGTTCCTGCTCGGTTGCGTGGGCGCCTGGAGCCTGCACCCGGTGCAGATCGACATCGCCAAGAAGGTGTTCTCGCCCTCGCCCGAGGACGTCGCGTGGGCACGGCGCGTGATCGCCGCGATGGGCGACGGCACCGGTGCGGTGATGATCGACGGGAAAATGCAGGACGACGCCTCGGTGAAGCAGTGCCGGGTGGTCGCCGAACTCGCCGATGCCCTCGCCGCCGACGACCCCGAACTCGCCGCCGCCTACGACGCAGCGACCAAGGAGACTTCCGCATGA
- a CDS encoding protein kinase yields the protein MDDWTLPGFTELGSLGEGGFGRVVLARHDESAQVVAIKYLYTRFVADPRRLTEFRHEAEILSRVSGPHIARLHQFVETPQGAAIIMEAVHGISLKELLGRQEKLEPEAALAILKGSLLGLAGAHAAGTVHRDYKPANVLVTPEGQSKLVDFGIAVLAGETGVAAGTPAYMAPEQWSGGIATPATDVYAATCVFFQCVAGHRPYQAEQTEVLRTLHEYAPIPFGEVPEPVRDLIARGMAKDAARRPSGAAEFVTELESSARKAYGEDWERNGWHRLAKGAGVLVALSPLALLGAGTAAAPVVAGGAAGGVAVTTGGGIALGLKVTAAVAAVTAAAVGTVVVVNADGDDAPPRTTTVAAMQVDLLTRTEKFDGFDYHGKYVRISGLTDKAAEERVNKALMAPIDGWLENFWPDSYQPQREPDGGIPHMTTEAEVLRQDGKLLSVVYRRSIDSIQFGNHGGFSIRPIVIDLTKGEQISTAHLFDNVDGTTARMRTLEDRLLDSAKPGECLTGARSSPEHLPATAMSARYTFDYDSIVQAAPTADGMRFYVYGSALGYPRACDPTEVAIAYPRLLDLLSPTVLDLLGLTGGGTQGARTKEDDVGAFTITTPENWWLLSSAPIERYLVTADQCSNSGRQPFHCAGVVFSDNSRVDAATPAYEPGKPYNRSPGPRPCHSLGAPGETQGSPVLQAKELRPVGTKKAAYEEWRLTCTGGGTVTQRVWFLPKTQLVIVDEWNTPGLDKILEEARWQ from the coding sequence GTGGACGACTGGACCTTGCCGGGTTTCACCGAGCTGGGGTCGCTGGGTGAAGGCGGATTCGGGCGGGTCGTGCTCGCTCGCCATGATGAATCCGCCCAGGTCGTGGCCATCAAATACCTGTACACGCGGTTCGTGGCAGACCCACGGCGGCTGACCGAGTTCCGCCATGAGGCGGAGATCCTGAGCCGCGTCTCGGGGCCCCACATCGCCCGTCTGCACCAGTTCGTGGAGACCCCGCAAGGGGCCGCCATCATCATGGAAGCCGTTCACGGAATTTCCCTGAAAGAGCTCCTCGGCCGCCAGGAGAAGCTCGAACCCGAAGCCGCGCTGGCCATCCTCAAGGGTTCGCTGCTCGGCCTCGCCGGCGCGCACGCCGCAGGCACCGTCCACCGCGACTACAAACCGGCGAACGTCCTGGTCACCCCCGAGGGGCAGAGCAAACTCGTCGACTTCGGCATCGCCGTGCTCGCCGGGGAGACCGGGGTCGCCGCGGGCACGCCCGCGTACATGGCGCCCGAGCAGTGGTCCGGGGGGATCGCCACGCCCGCGACCGACGTCTACGCCGCCACCTGTGTGTTCTTCCAGTGCGTCGCCGGACACCGGCCGTATCAGGCCGAACAGACCGAAGTGCTGCGCACACTGCACGAGTACGCCCCGATCCCGTTCGGCGAGGTCCCCGAACCGGTCCGCGACCTGATCGCGCGCGGCATGGCGAAGGACGCGGCCCGGCGGCCGTCGGGCGCGGCCGAGTTCGTCACCGAACTGGAGTCGTCCGCCAGGAAGGCGTACGGCGAAGACTGGGAGCGCAACGGCTGGCATCGGCTCGCCAAGGGGGCCGGTGTCCTGGTCGCCCTGTCCCCGCTGGCCCTGCTCGGCGCCGGGACCGCCGCCGCGCCGGTCGTCGCGGGCGGCGCGGCGGGCGGGGTCGCGGTGACCACCGGCGGCGGGATCGCGCTCGGGCTCAAGGTGACCGCCGCGGTCGCCGCCGTCACCGCGGCCGCCGTCGGCACGGTCGTGGTGGTCAACGCCGACGGTGACGACGCGCCGCCCCGGACGACGACCGTCGCCGCGATGCAGGTCGACCTCCTCACCCGCACCGAGAAGTTCGACGGCTTCGACTACCACGGCAAGTACGTCCGGATCAGCGGATTGACGGACAAGGCCGCCGAGGAGCGGGTCAACAAGGCGCTGATGGCGCCGATCGACGGCTGGCTCGAGAACTTCTGGCCGGACAGCTACCAGCCGCAGCGGGAGCCCGACGGCGGCATCCCGCACATGACGACCGAGGCCGAAGTGCTGCGCCAAGACGGCAAGCTGCTTTCGGTGGTCTACAGACGCTCGATCGACTCCATCCAGTTCGGCAACCACGGCGGGTTCAGCATCCGCCCGATCGTCATCGATCTGACGAAGGGCGAGCAGATCTCCACCGCGCATCTCTTCGACAACGTCGACGGCACCACCGCGCGGATGCGGACGCTCGAAGACCGCCTTCTCGACTCCGCGAAGCCGGGCGAGTGCCTCACCGGCGCGCGGAGCTCGCCCGAACACCTCCCGGCGACGGCGATGTCGGCGCGGTACACCTTCGACTACGACTCCATCGTGCAAGCGGCGCCCACCGCCGACGGGATGCGGTTCTACGTCTACGGTTCCGCGCTCGGCTATCCGCGCGCCTGTGATCCGACCGAGGTCGCCATCGCCTACCCGCGCCTGCTCGACCTGCTGAGCCCCACGGTGCTCGACCTGCTGGGTCTCACCGGCGGCGGCACGCAGGGCGCACGGACCAAAGAGGACGACGTCGGCGCCTTCACCATCACCACGCCGGAGAACTGGTGGCTGCTCTCCAGCGCGCCGATCGAGCGTTACCTGGTGACCGCCGACCAGTGCTCGAACAGCGGCAGGCAGCCGTTCCACTGCGCGGGCGTCGTCTTCAGCGACAACTCGCGGGTCGATGCGGCCACTCCGGCGTATGAACCGGGCAAGCCGTACAACCGGTCCCCTGGCCCGCGGCCGTGTCATTCCCTCGGGGCACCCGGCGAGACGCAGGGGTCACCCGTGTTGCAGGCGAAGGAGCTTCGCCCGGTCGGAACGAAGAAAGCCGCGTACGAGGAGTGGCGGCTCACGTGCACTGGCGGCGGTACTGTCACTCAGCGGGTCTGGTTCCTGCCGAAAACGCAGCTCGTGATCGTCGACGAGTGGAACACTCCAGGTCTCGACAAGATTCTGGAAGAGGCCCGATGGCAGTGA